DNA sequence from the Piliocolobus tephrosceles isolate RC106 chromosome 9, ASM277652v3, whole genome shotgun sequence genome:
TCACACATTCCCCGTTCAGACTATCTGCTAGAAGAACCTGTTccatatatattgttttaataatGCTTTCCTTTTCTGTGGAGCATATGAAAATGTGCAAACTTTCACAGTGTCAATTCAATTTAATCATCCAGAGGTAAGCTTTGTAATTATAGTTGCAGAAACAGACCCAAAAAAGGTAAGtgaggctggtcacagtggctcattcctgtaatcccagcgctttgggaggccaaggcaggaggatcacttgagcccaggcattctgagactaacctgggcaacatagcgagaccccatctctacaaaaaaatttaaaaatttgctgtgcttgttggtgggcacctgaagtcccagctacttgggaggctgagatagcaGGATCGcttcgcttcagcccaggagtttgaggctgcagtgagctctgcctgtgacactgtactccaacctgggtgacagtgagaccctgtctccaaaaaaaaaaacaaaaaacaaaaagtgtgtcCTGCCCAGTGTGATGCATTTAGTAAATGACATGAAGAACTGGACATCAGAACTCCCAATTTTTATATCCAGTGTTCTTTCCTAACAGGatccaatgcttttttttttttttttttttttgagatggagtctcgctctgtcgcccaggctagagtgcagcagcgcgatctcagctcactgcaagctccgcctcctgggttcataccattcttcTGCCTACAGGTGCGCACccccacacgcagctaattttttgtattttaataaagatggggtttcaccgtgttagccaggatggtctcgatctcctgacctcgtgatctgcccacctcggcctcccagagtgctgggattacatgcgtgagccaccgtgcctggccaatccaatgggttttttttttttaattggagatggagtctcactcactccaTCACCAAGTTAGAGTGCCGTGGCACCATctagtctcactgcaacctcaggctctcgagttcaagtgattctcctgcctcagactcctgagtgctgggattacagggatgcaccactatgcccgcctaagttttgtatgtttaatagagatggagtttcaccgtgttggctaggctggtctcaaactccctacctcaagtgatcgtcccgcctcagcctcctgaagtgctgggattacagctgtgacccaccgtgcccagccaatccaGTGCTTTTTAGTGTAGGTATTGAGGGCTACGCTTTGACTTGAAATTCCTGTTAATGAAAGGATCTAATTTAGGAGAGTATATATAAGACCTGAGGATTTGTCTCTATCAGCAAAGCAATAGTTATACAAATGTTCTATTTTCTGAGAGAAGGATGACTGCCCTTTCCTCCTGTTGATACAGTTTTTGATATTTCTCACTCTGCAGATATCACAATTTCTGGCTGTAgtctctttattattttcacatcAGCTGTCTTCCTTAGGCATGGCGTGGtgatgcttgtgatcccagctactcaggaggctgaggtatgtggatcacttgagcctgggaggttgaggctgcagtgagctgtgatcacaccactgtgctccagcttgggtgacagaggcaagatgctgtctcaaacaaacaaacaaaaattcagatAAGCCctccatattttttctttttcagttcgtGTGCAACCAGGGATTCGCACATTAtcgtttttagacagggtctcactgtgtcacccatgctgagTGCAACGGTgggattatggctcactgcagcttggacctcccaggctcaagcaatcttcccaccttggcctcctgagtagctgggactacaggcgcacaccaccacgctgagctggtttcttaatttttgtagagatggggtcttgctatgttgcccaggctggtctctaagtgctgggatcacaggcgtgagccgccactcTGTTTCCCGCTGATTTTTGAATCCCAAATAAAATCACCTTAGCAAAACCTTCCTTAAAACTTCTAGATGTAcagttggccgggtgcagtggctcacgtttgtaatcccagcactttgggaggccgaggtggtggatcacctgaggttaggagttggagaccagcctggccaacatggtgaaaccccgtctatactaaaaatacaaaaatcagctgggcatggtggcgggcacctgtaatcccagctacttgggaggctgaggcaggagaatcacttcaacctggaaggcggaggttgcagtaagccgagatcacgccactgcattccagcgtggcgacagagcgggactcagtctcaaaaaaaaaaagggtgtacAGTTTGTTCACTTGAGAATTCACTACAGATGAACTTGTGATTGATTAGAAGTGTCAGCTGTATGTAAAGTGGCAGTCAGTTGCTCAAAGGCTTGTCACTCTTATATAAGCTTCAGAGAGTAGCACAGTGCAGAGGGATACGAGTGTTCAggaagctgagaaaggaggattCATGAATTTACCAAATGTTTCAGtgggttgtatgtgtgtgtgtgtttgtaagtTAGTGATGAATTCTAGGCTTATGAGAATGTTCATGAAGTTATTGATTGTCTTGTTAGGAATTTTCAACATCTGGTTCATCTAATACAGACACTGGTAAAGTTACTGGGACCTTGGAGACCAAATACAAGTGGTGTGAGTATGGTCTGACTTTCACAGAAAAGTGGAACACTGATAACACTCTGGGAACAGAAATCACAATTGAAGACCAggtaacattttgaaaattttagtattaattttattgattatttttgtaaaaagaaagcaaattacttttctttcaaaatagatTTGTCAAGGTTTGAAACTGACATTTGATACTACCTTCTCACCAAACACAGGGTAAGCACAGACATTTTTATCTGTATtacatttaaaagcatttctcTTTTGTGTATTTAGAAAAGGTGTACCTTTACTGTTTGATAGCTTATTAAGCTACCTTGTGGTGGTGAAATCTCTgtatctgcttttatttatttatttgagatggagtcttctctgtgtcacccaggctggagtgcagtggcatcatcttggctcactgcaacctccacttcccaggttcaagcgattcttctgcctgagcctccctgagtagcagggactacaggcgcacaccaccatgcccagctaatttttgtatttttagtagaggtagggtttcgccatgttggccaggctgttctggaactaatgacctcaggtgatctgcctgcgttggcctcccaaaatggtgggattacaggcatgagtcaccacgcctggccatttttttttttcatatcttattgcatctattttattttattttattttatttatttatttatttatttttatttatttttgtttgagacagagtctcactctgtcacccaggctggagtgtagtggcgtgatcttggctcactgcagcctccgcctcccgggttcaagtgattctcctgcctcagcctcctgagtagctgggattacaggcgatgtgccaccacgcccgcctaatttttgtgtttttagtagagacagggtttcaccatgttggtcaggctgggcttgaactcctgactttgtgatctgcctgctgtggcctcccagagtgctgggattacaggtgtgagccacctctcccagcctatttatttattctctgtcacccaggcaatggtgcgatcttggctcactgcaacctttgcttgctgggttcaagcgattctcctgtctcagccttccgagtagctgggattacaagcgtgtgccaccatgcctggctaatttttttttgtatttttagtagagatagggtttcaccatgctggtcaggctggtcttgaactcctgaccttaggtgatccacccgcctcagcctcccaaagtgctgagatttcaggcaagagccaccatgcctggcctatatctGCTTTTAGAATACTATGGTTGCTATCATTGGCTTGCCTTCAAATATTTGCCTCTTCGTTGTTGCACTAACTTGGGCAATTAATGTGTTTCTAATAGGCGTTTGTGAATGATTGTTAATTCTGCAGAGCAGTTCTAGATGGCCGTCCAGTTGCCTCATGTGTCCTTGTCTTGTAGTTGAGATGATTTTTTTACTCCGTTATTGTATTGCTGGTTTTTACTCCCTGGTCATACTGCAGTTCATTTAAGTCTGTTTTGTGCTCTCTTGTGCataaatatgtgtacatttttCCCAGTGACGtcagtttgttctttttccagaaagaaaagtgGTAAAATCAAGTCCTCTTACAAGAGGGAGTGTATAAACCTTGGTTGTGATGTTGACTTTGATTTTGCTGGACCTGCAATCCATGGTTCAGCTGTCTTTGGTTATGAGGGCTGGCTTGCTGGGTACCAGATGACCTTTGACAGTGCCAAATCAAAGCTGACAAGGAATAACTTTGCAGTGGGCTACAGGACTGGGGACTTCCAGCTACACACTAATGTGTAAGTATTTCTTTCATAGGATACTGTGATGTAGGCCCTCAGAGGATGATTTTGATGTCTGTCATCTCTTACTGATCTGGGTGCACCCTAAAGGATTtctcttaacatttaaaaacaaaatcattcttGGTCATTTCTAGGGTGCCCCTTGAAAGCTTATAGTAAAAGAATGTTAATCTGACCTTTGGTGCTGAGAGagtaaatgttcattttatatgGGGTTTAATGCACTTTGTATTTTTACACGAGGCATTAGATATTGGCAGACTACTACcagtatattcattttaaaagatgtgtgGGATGCTGACGTGATAGGATTGCCTAAAATGTATGGTgttttgttgttgggtttttttttttctttctttttttctttgttgagacagagttgctctgtggccatctcagctcactgcaacatccacctcccgggttcaaacagttctcctgcctcagcctcccaagtagctgggactacaggcgcatgccaccgtgcctggctaatttttgtattttggtagagatggagattcaccatgttggtgagcctggtctggatcttctgacctcttgatctgcccacctcccaaattgctgggattacaggtgtgagccactggtcccagctgctgctgttgtttttttgtttgtttttaataattatagagatggggtcttgctatgttgcccaggcttgtctcaaactcctgacctcaagcgatcctcctgcctccacctaaAGTGAGCCACtacataggcgtgagccactacatccagcctggtttttttttttgtttgttttttgttttttttgagacagagtcttg
Encoded proteins:
- the VDAC2 gene encoding voltage-dependent anion-selective channel protein 2 isoform X2 — its product is MLVIPATQEAEEFSTSGSSNTDTGKVTGTLETKYKWCEYGLTFTEKWNTDNTLGTEITIEDQICQGLKLTFDTTFSPNTGKKSGKIKSSYKRECINLGCDVDFDFAGPAIHGSAVFGYEGWLAGYQMTFDSAKSKLTRNNFAVGYRTGDFQLHTNVNDGTEFGGSIYQKVCEDLDTSVNLAWTSGTNCTRFGIAAKYQLDPTASISAKVNNSSLIGVGYTQTLRPGVKLTLSALVDGKSINAGGHKLGLALELEA